In one Mustela lutreola isolate mMusLut2 chromosome 8, mMusLut2.pri, whole genome shotgun sequence genomic region, the following are encoded:
- the LOC131838648 gene encoding NADH-ubiquinone oxidoreductase chain 6-like has product MSPVMVRFHVGIMMTYIVFILSVIFVVSFVGFSSKPSPIYGGLVLIISGAIGCGIVLSFGGSFLGLMVFLIYLRGMLVVLGYTTAIATEQYPEVWVSNKAVFGAFIVGLLSELLTDCYILKGDDVEVEVVLKFNGAGDRVIYDTGDTGFFSEEAMGIAALYSYGT; this is encoded by the coding sequence ATGTCACCAGTCATGGTTAGATTCCATGTAGGAATAATGATGACATACATTGTATTCATTCTAAGTGTTATTTTTGTAGTTAGTTTTGTAGGGTTTTCTTCAAAACCTTCTCCTATCTACGGCGGGTTGGTCTTAATTATTAGTGGGGCTATTGGTTGTGGTATTGTGTTAAGTTTTGGGGGGTCTTTTCTGGGCTTAatggtgtttttaatttatttaagggGGATGTTGGTTGTTTTGGGATATACTACGGCTATAGCCACAGAGCAATATCCTGAGGTTTGGGTTTCTAATAAGGCTGTTTTTGGTGCCTTTATTGTTGGCTTGCTATCTGAGTTATTAACTGATTGTTATATTTTAAAGGGTGATGATGTTGAGGTTGAGGTTGTATTAAAGTTTAATGGGGCGGGTGATAGAGTTATTTATGATACAGGTGATACAGGCTTTTTCAGTGAAGAGGCTATGGGAATTGCAGCTTTATATAGCTATGGAACTTGA